A single genomic interval of Pyrus communis chromosome 5, drPyrComm1.1, whole genome shotgun sequence harbors:
- the LOC137735618 gene encoding S-type anion channel SLAH2-like, with product MMDKSKILDTEKQNSIELPALIKHISSNEVAGFDNVEETIFLQPIDLQPINPSSKGIETADLESIVDESEPRIHQSVYSVSISMPPSPMEIHLQNSERMILSGETSFNNGIPNSSAETESAGSELPKVIKCHSQPILHSSDLEEAVSTGCISYHPGIERLKDRRFDTFKTWSWKLDRQTPSAALAKNDNNAQNVEIERLPADRYFDALEGPELDTLRDSEEILLPEDKQWPFLLRYPVSSFSICLGVSSQAILWKVLPTSSSTKFLHLSLTPNLVLWCISVALVAMVAFIYLLKVIFYFEAVRREYFHPIRVNFFFSPWIALLFLTLGIPPSFANKLNPAIWYILMTPILCLELKIYGQWMSGGQRRLSKVANPVNHLAIVGNFVGALLGASMGLKEGPIFFFAVGLAHYAVLFVTLYQRLPTNETAIPKDLHPVFFLFVAAPSVASMAWARIHGSFGYGSRILYFIALFLYLSLAIRVNFFRGFKFSLAWWAYTFPMTGAAIATIRYSNEVTNPVTQALAVILSLTATIIVTILLIVTILHAFVLQDLFPNDIAIAISYRSPKQNKKWFHLRHGNSDTRDIDKFLKSTRSLENKDLEDAKL from the exons atgatggaTAAAAGCAAAATTTTGGATACTGAGAAACAGAATTCTATTGAACTTCCAGCTCTCATCAAACATATATCATCAAATGAAGTGGCTGGCTTTGATAATGTTGAGGAGACTATATTTCTACAGCCAATTGACCTTCAACCAATAAATCCATCATCTAAA GGAATTGAAACGGCTGATTTAGAAAGCATAGTTGATGAATCTGAGCCCCGAATTCATCAAAGCGTTTATTCTGTTTCTATTAGCATGCCACCATCACCAATGGAAATTCATTTACAGAACAGCGAAAGGATGATACTCAGTGGCGAAACAAGTTTCAACAATGGAATTCCAAATTCTTCCGCTGAGACTGAGAGTGCTGGCAGCGAACTGCCAAAAGTCATAAAATGTCACTCTCAGCCAATACTTCATAGCTCTGACCTTGAGGAGGCAGTTAGCACAGGATGTATTTCTTATCATCCAGGTATTGAAAGGTTGAAAGATAGAAGGTTTGATACTTTCAAAACATGGTCCTGGAAGCTTGATAGGCAGACACCAAGTGCGGCGCTAGCAAAGAATGATAATAATGCACAAAATGTAGAAATTGAACGTTTGCCTGCAGACCGATACTTTGATGCACTCGAAGGGCCAGAGTTAGACACCCTTAGA GATTCAGAGGAAATACTTCTTCCAGAAGACAAACAATGGCCATTTCTTCTCCGGTATCCAGTTTCTTCATTTAGCATATGCCTCGGTGTTAGCAGCCAAGCAATTTTGTGGAAGGTCCTTCCTACCTCATCCTCCACAAAATTTCTACACTTAAGCTTAACACCAAATCTAGTTCTGTGGTGCATTTCTGTTGCTCTTGTAGCTATGGTTGCTTTTATATACCTTCTAAAAGTGATCTTTTACTTTGAAGCAGTTCGTCGTGAGTATTTCCACCCAATTCGTGTCAACTTCTTCTTTTCCCCATGGATAGCCCTCTTGTTCTTAACTCTTGGAATACCACCTTCATTTGCTAACAAACTGAACCCAGCTATTTGGTACATTCTTATGACCCCAATCTTATGCCTCGAGCTTAAAATCTATGGACAATGGATGTCAGGAGGCCAACGTAGGCTTTCAAAGGTAGCCAATCCTGTTAACCATCTAGCAATTGTCGGGAACTTTGTGGGAGCATTGCTAGGCGCATCAATGGGACTAAAAGAAGgaccaatttttttctttgctgTTGGGTTGGCTCACTACGCAGTCTTATTTGTAACTCTCTACCAGAGGCTTCCAACAAATGAAACTGCAATCCCAAAGGATCTTCATCCtgtattctttttgtttgttgcaGCACCAAGTGTAGCTTCCATGGCATGGGCAAGAATCCATGGCTCCTTTGGTTACGGTTCACGAATTTTGTACTTCATTGCTTTGTTCCTTTATCTCTCACTGGCAA TTCGGGTTaatttcttcagaggatttAA GTTTTCTTTGGCATGGTGGGCATATACTTTCCCGATGACTGGTGCTGCCATTGCAACCATCAGGTACTCGAACGAAGTCACGAATCCAGTAACACAAGCTCTGGCTGTCATACTCTCTCTCACTGCCACGATCATAGTCACTATTCTCCTCATAGTAACTATATTGCATGCCTTTGTGCTCCAAGACCTCTTCCCCAATGACATTGCAATTGCCATCAGTTATAGAAGTCctaaacaaaacaagaagtGGTTCCACCTCAGACATGGAAACTCGGACACCAGGGACATTGACAAATTCTTGAAGTCAACAAGaagtttagaaaataaagatttAGAAGATGCCAAGCTATGA